The stretch of DNA TTCTGGAGCGCTTCGATGAAGGCCTCGACTTCTGCATCGATAGCCGCTAGCAACATGCGCCGGGCTCCTTCGTTGATGATTCCATCGAGTGGGCTGCGGTCATCGAACTGATGCCGAAAGGCAAGCACTTCGGGATCAGAATGAGCGTCCCCTGGTAATCGTCGCGTATTTTCTGTTGTCTTGTGCAAGGCGTGTCTTTGTGTCCACGTCGGGCTGTTGAATTGGTAAAAGATATCAACAGGATGCGCCGTGATGAATGAATCCCTCAAGAACACGATTTTGACAATACCTCCCGAGTCAAGCAAGATACATGCGAATTGGACTTTGTGTTGGCATCTCAGATTTGAAATAACCCTCCAACTCCAAGCCATTTGTTTAGTCGACCTGACCTTTTCATCCACAATCATTGCTCGTCAACACAACCAACTTCCCCTAAGAATCGCTGGACAATCGTTAGAACAACAGAATCACCGACATCGTAAATGCGAAGACGTCTGGGATTCCGGTGCTTTGTGCGGGATCGTCGATATACGTGAGATTGGGCTGCACGAATAAATTCTTAGACACATTGCACTGGTAGTACGTGGTATAAATTAGCTCGTGAGACCCCAGTTCCAGCGCGGGATCATCGTTCATTTTTCCATATGCGGCCATGACTCCCATTGAATCGTGATCACGGCTAGGAAGCGGTCCGAAGTAGGTCAGTCCGCATCCAAAGTAACGATGCGTTTCGATAAATGCCGAGTTTGTGGCAGCATACTGCACGAATGCCGAAATCCCCTGGTCGCTCTGGTCGGGGTGCTCATAATAGAGGCGTTGTGAGAGGAAAAGATACATTCCATCGGCGCCGTTTACACTGCCGCTCGCTGTCGCCAACTCTCCGGTCTGCTTCCAACCGCCGATGCCAAATTTTCCCGGCTTTTTTTGGGCGCCGAGCGTCCAGTCTGCCCCCGCTTCGAGAATATGTAGGTTGAAGCCGTTAAAGTGCGGACCTGATAAACCGGTCTGTCGACCTGCAGCTAAGTTGCCGTCGTACCATCCGTATTGCAGATATGTATCTAGCGGAAGGGTCAAAGCTGTTGTAGCACCGAATGCTGAATTGTAATAACCAGGCATGATGCCGAGTTGTGTTGGGTTGACGAACAGGGGAGTTAAGATCGCGCTTGAGACCGCCGGAATGTTGTAAGCCCCGTCGCTAAAAGGGATAGAGCGAACGACGTTGTTAAAGTCGGCGGTGGGAACCATCTTTCCGAAGCGGACTGTCAGTCGATCGTCGAGCATCTTCTGGCGGTACCATAGCTGATAGATTTCCACGCGAGATCGCGGGGCAGTGACGTCCAGCGAATTATAGCCCATCACGGTACCTGCGTCGTCGTTGGTAGTCCCGCCACTATAGTACAAGAATTGGCCACCCCATCGGCCACCTCGCCAGCCATAGGATTCTTCTGTATCCAACGATAAATCGACCAAGGTGAGGCTATTCGAAGTCCAATGGCCAGGCTTCAGCCCACCACTGATCTGATCATTTAATGATGTGATATTCAACCCGCCCACTCGAAACCCATTGTGGTTCACGCCGAGGAAATCCCCTAGCAACCCCGAACCGGTCATGATTTCAGTGGCGGCAGGGTTTCCGGCAATCGGTCCTGCGTGCGTGTCGGGACTGACAAAGCTGGTCCCTCCCGAGGAGGGACCGTTGCCGGCATTACTGAAGCGTGATCCCAGGTCGGAAAAGGAAGACCTAGCATCCCTCTCCTGACAAGCAGCTGAATTGAGACAGACCAGCCAAGCGCATACTACGATCGTCATCGCGGGGCATCTGAGCTTGAAGTTGAGCGGCATGGCCGCATCCTTTCGGCACATTTTCAGCGGTTGTTGAATCAGGCCGGGCAAAGAGAGTCTGTTAGACTAAATCGCCGGTGTGTTGGCCGCCCGATGATGAAAAATCTCATGACTTGCACAATCCTGATAATCAGTACCTCTTTCTAGGCCCAGGCATTCACAATACATAATTCTCGCTCATTATTTTGACCTGATTTATTTTTTACCTTACGTTCTAGCATATAGTCCCACCTTCAATTTCCCTCCTATTATTGTTAAAGGTTCACCATGCTCACCAACCTTGCATCGAAGACATTGGCCAGCTTGGTCGTTGCGACTCTGGTCATCACCTGTTGCAGCTCAACGCTCTATGGCCAGAAAGTCCCCGATCTGCTTAAGGCTAGACCCAACGACAAGCCAAAATCGACAGAACCCAGCCAGATCGCCGCGGATAACATTTTGGCCCTTGATGTTGCCATGATGGGTATCTACAAGGGCGCTTTGACTCAGTTTCAACAAGAGATTCTCAGTGAAACCCCGATCATCCTGGCCATGTTCACCAGCGATGGCGGGCAAATGGTGCTCTACCGTCCCGCCCACGATCCGATCACGGCACCTTCGGTTCCTATCGCCTATCAATTCGCCAAGTCGTGCGGGCATAGCGCGATGGCCGTTTACCAACTTACCGCCCCGTATCTCAACCGTCCCACAGATAAATCATGGCGAAGTCCAATGATGGCACTTCGAGCTCAGGTTCAGGCGGCACTGGATACACTGCCTGCGCTAAAAATCGACGACAAGAATCGAAAGACGCTGCAGTTAATTTTGGAGCATAATCTCACATTCATGGATAATTGTCTCAAGAAAAATATTTTCACGATCGAAGAGCTTGAGTCATTTGCGAAACAGTTCAAACCTTTGGCTGAGAAGGCAATCGCTATCGCTGCCGGCGCTCAAGTTTCGCACTGGATGAGCGTTCTGGATGAGTGGAAAAAGGACCTCGGCGACGATTGGGGGAAAACCTATGCTGCTACAAACACCATGTACGTCACTCGACAAAATAACATTCTGTACAGCATTCTCGCTCAGTACATGGGTAAAGATGCAATTCACCGCCGGTTGCTGTTATTTGAAACAACGGATTTCTTCACGACGAAAGAACAAATGCTCAGTCTGCTGACGCGGATTATGGCCGACCGAGCGCTGGGTGAGGTCTTTTTCGGCAACAAGTATCTGATGGACTACGAATTACTAGGCAGCCAAGCGCGACGCGACATCGTGTCGGAAAGTGAACGTCGAGGTCTGCCTGTGATTCTGCCGACAATGTCGCCGTTTAATTCCACCGAGTGGCCCTGGAGAACGGATCCCAACAGCGGCTCAGGACCGTCAACGATTGAAGAAACGGACTGACCGTGGACGTAGAGTGTTGATTACGAATTTTGCTGGGTCATTTTTAAAACAGGACACCAGAGTTGCGGGTTCCATTGGTAGCGTGCCTGTCAGTGGAACCTTTTTCCACTAAGCGTTTTAAAAGATAACTAACAATGAAACGTGTACTCTTACTGTTGTTTCTTTATTTGAATCTTCTAAGTGTTTCTGTCGGCGCACATGGTGAAGAAGAGGCCCGTCCAGCGTTGGCGGTGAAATCCTCCATCAGTTATACGGCCGCATTGAAGATTGCCCAGCGCGCGTTGCAGGCGGGCGCAGAGCAGGGAACCGACCTTGCAGTAGCCGTCGTAGATCGCGAAGGGATTCCTCTGGTCGTCTTGAGGGCCGATAATGCCACCGAGCAATTCGTCACCGGCGCCACCCGCAAAGCATGGACTGCGGTGAATCTTCGTAACTCAACGCGAAGCCTCTTAAAAGACATCCAAGAAAATAAGCAAGATGACGGCCAGCTACCGCATGTCGAGAAGGCGTTATTTCTAATGGGCGGAGTGCCCTTGATGGTTGGCAACACTATTGTTGGTGGTGTTGGCGTGGCGGGATCAGTCAACGGTCTGGATGACGATGCCTGCGCCCGCCAAGCGGCGCAGGCGTTTGCGGAATTGTTGAACGATCGCGAAGGCAAGTAAACCCCGCTTTCCCGTGTGCAAATAATCAGTCCTGCTAAAATGCCAAGGCCGCGCGGTTCAAAAACTATGACGGACGAAAGTCGAACGACGAAACGAAGTTCGTGTGAAAATCGCATGGGAAAACTGTCGGCGAAAATGATGTTAACAGCCGATAAAGGCGATTTCAAATCGGATGCTTTCCGGGAACGTGCGCACGGAGAACGCAATCGTCGAGAACGGAAGCGACCAAAACCTCACGCGGCGCGTTCGTACCATTGGATCAATCGCCGTGTCGTTCGCGGCGGACGATCTGATCAGCTTCGATTGTATTATTTTCAGCAATGTCGCTGCGATTGAGGCTGGTAGACGTTCGCACTGCCGAAGATCGCGCCCCTTGCTCAAGCTGCTCTCCTTTCGTAGTGCCGCAACACGCCGCCAAGCCGCGTCCGACAAACCACAGCATCAGGTGTGAACCCGTCTTGCCCATTGGTCTCACCCATCAACGGCACGTTCCCAACCCCCTGATGCGGCCGCTCCGTGTGGTAATACTCGACGTATTCTGAGATCAGATAATCGAAATGTTTGGGATCACAGGCGATGAAGTAATCCAACGCCTCCTGCTGCAAGCTCTGGATAAACCGCTCGATGTGGGCCTGCAGATTGGGAGCCCGCACGCTGTTCTTCTTCACCTTGATGCCAGCACCGCGCAGGACTTTATCAAAGTCTTGCCGGTAAAGGCTGTCGCGATCCCGTAATAGCAGCGTGGCTTCTTGGCCAGTGGATTTCACGTGTTCCACAAATCGCTGGGCCTGCTCGATCATCCATTCCGTCGTCGGCTTCCGCGTGCACTTCGTCACGAACACCTTTCGACTGCCCAGGTGCAGAAACACCAACACGAAGTACTGTCGCGGACCGAACTTCGTCCAGACGCGCTTCGAAAAGAAATCGCACTGATAGAGCGTCTCCGCATGGCGTTTGAGGAACTCGTGCCAGCTATCTGGACCGCGGTTCGGACCTGGATCAAGGTCGTGTGCTTTCATGATTCGCTTGACCGTGTTGCGAGAAGGCGGCTTGAGTCCGAGCTTCTTTAGTTCCCCCATGATGCGGGTGTAACCCCAGCCGGTTTCCGAGCCGATCTTCACGATCACCTTGCGGATCGATTCAGCAGTTCGCGGGCGACCCATTTTCTTAGGCTTATGACCGCCCCGCTCTATTCGCAGCCAGCTCAGAAATGTGTTGTATGACACGATTGTGATTAAGTGTTTGAGGTCGGACCCGATCCCCTGCCCCAGTTTCATCAGCCGCGCCTTCTCTTCGGGTTCAAGGAAGATCCGCTTCTTGTCCACGCGCTTGCGGAGCATTTCGTTCTCCGCTTTGAGCCATTCCACCTGCCGGATCAATTCATTACGGGTGCATCGAGCGAGTAGAAACAGCAGCGGCTGGAAAACCCGTCCCATCTTGGTAGAATCCCTTCAAATTCAGCGGTTTCCTGGGGGTGTTCAAAACTATTGATACACCGCTGGAACGCTCACCGCACCCGGTTGACGGGCCGAAATGAGGCCTCCCGACGCATTGACCAACGCTGGTCCTCAAATCCTGCGCAGATTGCCGCCGGGAATTTGCGCGCGGGCTGTTAACCAACTTCAAAAAAGTTCGAAGAGGGTTGGTTACGTTTCGAGCCACCGTGACGGACTCGAACTTTTGTAAACCCTTGCTACTACTGGGTTTCAAAAAACAGTCCCAAAGAGCATGGTTACGAGGAGAGAAACAAGTTATCGGGCAAGATTTCGCTACGGAGGTGCACGACGCCGCGTTTCAAACGGAATGGTCGTTGCCCGTGATATTTGTCCCGCTCGCTCCAAACCTCGATGCACTGAAACGCCCGCTGGCAGAATTCTCGCACTTTTGTCGCATCGCCTTCTTCTAGCGTCTTGCGTAACGAAGCCAATTGCTGCATCGCGAGGTCGATACTCCGGTCACAATCTGCGTCCCGTTGCCGAGACGGCGTTTCTGCCGCTTGGACGTCGCATTCGAGGCTTGCCAGGGTTTGTTGCAACACGCGTATATGATCTTGAACGACCGGCAGCATGTCCGCATCAACTTCCACCAACCGCCGCTTGGCCTTGGTGAGGCTTGATTCGATCTCTCGCATCTCCGCTCGAGTTTTGGCGACGTCGACGCGGTTGGATTTTTGCGTGAGTTGCCGTCGCATTTCGTCCCGCAACTTGGCTACGTTATCATCGCTCAAGAAATCACCTAAGACGGCCTTGGCGACTGCTTCCAGCAGTTGGTCCTGTCGTGCAGCATTCCGGTCACAGGTTCCTTTGTGGTCTCCATTCGTGCATTGATAACGAGCAATTCCGTTCTCAGATCGCCCGTTCATTCTACCGCCGCATTTGCCGCAACGAATGATCCCGGTGAACGCATAGCCACCGCCATTGCGATGTGGCGTTGTCTTCGTGCGGCGCTCCTGCAATCGCTGTTGAACTATGTCGAAGGTTTCGGCGTTGATAATTGCCGGATGGTGGTCGTCGAAGACAATTCGGTCCGTCTCCACAGTTTTCCCCGGGCGGAAGTCGCTTGTAACTTCGCCTCCCCCGACTGCGTGGTACTTCCCGCAGCGTTTGGAATTCCAGACATAACGCCCGATGTACGTTTCACATGTTAGGATTGCCCGCACAACTTTCGGCGACCACGTCTTGCTATTTGGAGACTTGATGCCGTCAGCGTTCAATGCTACGCAGACCCCACGAATGGAAAGCCCATTGCAATAGCCCTCGAAGATTCGTCGAACGACTTTCACCTGCGATGACGGCCCGAGCTTGAGCGTCTTCTGCTTTACAATGTATCCATATGGGGCGCGGCCCATCCATTCGCCCCGTTTTGCTGCTGCCAGTTTGCCCCGCATTACGTTGCGGCTGAGGTCGCGCAAGAACGCATGCTTGCCCTCTTGTTTGATGGAGTACATCACGCGGCCAGCGAAGTCGGACCAATCAATCGGCCCGCTGTCGAGCGTCACTAACGCGACACCTGCTTGCACCAGCGGGAACACCCAGTGCCCTGCCTCAATGCTGTCGAACCTGCCGAAGCGGTCTTGGTCCCAAACCAGAATTGCCTGGAAAGTGCCCTTGGCCGCGTCGGCAATCATTCGGCGAAATTCATGCCGTTTCTCAGTGGCGTCTCCACTGATTCCGACATCGGAGTATTCCGCAACGATGCGATACCCGTGCTCGGCTGCGTACCTATTGATCGACTTTCGTTGTTCCGGTATCGATTCCGTTTGTTTGTCACTGCTCATTCGCAGATAGGCAACAGCCAGAATCGGTTTGCCTTTGGTAGCTGCTCTGCTAAGCTTGGTTCTAGTCACGTCGATGCCCTCCATGTCAGGGTTTCGTGATAAGAGCCGCCGCGGTGTTGAAGCCATCGTTGCGGCTCGTTTTATATAATGGGGTTATTTTCGCTCTGACGGCGTGAATTTGCAAGTTCAGATAGTCGTATGTCGAGTTATTGGAGGTGCCATTGGTGTCACATTCGTTGTCTTCTTGAGCCGAGTTACTCATAGAGGATCTCGCAGCCCGAAGATCGGCTTACCTACTCGTCCGTAGTGAAAACTTTTCGGATCAATTGCACCATTCTGATTCGTATGCATGCCACAATTATTCGCGTCAGAGAATTGCCGGGAAGGTTTTCGCCTCCAAATAGCGGGTTATTTTCATTTCCCAAATATCGTCAAATAAGGTTGCCAGATGAAATTTGTGATCGCCGGAGTTGATCGTGTTACAGGCGCGGAACGACGAATTGAAGTTGAGGCAGAAAGTGAAAAAGAAGCCCTCGCAATGGCGAGTGCTGAGGGCATCATGCCGACCTCTGCACGGGCGTCGAAGAAACCAAAGCCGCAGCCAAAATCTCCCGCTCCTCCCGTTCCAGACTCAGTTCCCGGGCCGTACACCTACAAGATGGTTCAAATCTATCTCGGACTGCAAGTCGTCAATGAACGTGGGAACGAAGCTGCGCACCATATGCAAACTGCAGTTAATGAGTGGGCAGAACATGGATGGGAGTTTTATCGCGCAGATAGATTTGATGTATTTGAGCCGCCGGGATGCATAGGGATTCTATTGTCTGGACTAGGGATTTGGGGAAGTGGATTAGGGAAAGTGTCGCACTATCACGTGCTGACATTTCGCAGTCCCCATCCGCGACATGAGTTTTAGAAAATCCCGTTTTCTGATTCCTACCGCATTTTGCCACCACAGCGGCATATCAACTCCTTTACATCCCCGCGCATTCCTGGTCTACTGGATTGCTTAATTGCGCTCGGGGACAAACGCGCTTCCCGTCGCTCACTTTGGCATTCGCCGAAAATCTGTGCTGGCCTGTCATTTCCGTTCAGCGATTTTTGGCTAGGTGGGTGGTTCCATGACCGAGGATTTCTTTTCGCAGCCTATTCTTAATTCCCCCTACGAATACCCTGGGCGGCATTGGGGGCTCGACAGTTCCCATCAACCCACGAACCGAATTGTCGAGGCACGGCGGATTTCGGCCTATATGACGCCGATTCCAAAGCCGAAAAAACGCAAGGGCAAGTCCGCTCAAAAGGAAATTGTATTTGAAGATGAAGCAGGCGTCTCGACCGAAGAGCAGCAATATGATCCGACGCCCATCATCAATGAGATTCGAAAGAAGCTGGACTTCTGGCGATCGATTCCCGATCCAACAAAGTGGGACGTGACGCCCGACACGGCGCGCCTGCTGCAGTATTGGCGGCATCACGACTTCCAGGGCATTCGTCCGTTCTTCTGCCAAGTCGAAGCGGTCGAGGCCGCTATATGGCTCACCGAAGTTGCGCCAAAACGCCGCAAGGGCGAAACGCATATCTTGGAACATCTCGAAAACGCCAACGCGCAATCCAACCCCGAACTTATGCGACTTGCGCTGAAGCTGGCGACGGGGGCGGGCAAAACTACCGTCATGGCCATGTTGATCGCTTGGCAGACGATCAACGCGGTGCGGCGGCCGAACAGTAAGCGGTTTACGCGGGGGTTTTTGATCGTGGCGCCTGGAATCACGATCCGTGATCGACTTCGAGTGTTATTACCGAATGACCCCGACAGCTACTACAAAAACCGCGAACTTGTCCCGCACGACATGCTGCAGGACCTGGAGCGGGCGAAGATCGTCATTACGAATTTCCATGCCTTTAAGCTGCGGGAACGCACCGATGTCTCCAAGGGCACGCGGGCGGCGCTGGAAGGGTGGCGCAATGAGTCTATCGACACTCTGGAAACCGAGGGCCAGATGGTCCAGCGGGTGATGCCCGAACTGATGGGCCTCAAGAATATCTTGGTCCTCAACGACGAAGCGCACCACTGTTACCGAGCCAAACCACCTGAACCCGATGACGTTGACCTCAAAGGTGACGAAAAGAAGGAAGCCGAGGAAAATACCAAGGCGGCCCGCATGTGGATTTCGGGGCTGGAGGCGGTCAACCGGAAGTTAGGCATCTCGCGGGTGATTGACCTCTCAGCCACCCCGTTTTTCCTTTCCGGTTCCGGGTATGCCGAAGGCACGTTGTTTCCGTGGACGATGAGCGATTTTTCGTTGATGGACGCGATTGAGTGCGGCATCGTCAAATTGCCCCGCGTACCTGTCGCCGACAACATTTCCGGCGAGGACATGCCCAAGTTTCGCAACTTGTGGGAACACATTGGCAAGCGGATGCCCAAGAAGCGTCGCGTTAAGGGCAAGCCGCTCGATCCGCTCAGCCTGCCTGTTGAACTGCAGACGGCCCTACAGGCCCTGTACGGTCATTATGCGAAGACGTACGAGCTTTGGCAAAAAGAGGGCATCGATGTGCCTCCCTGCTTTATTGTTGTATGTAACAACACCTCGTCCTCAAAATTGGTCTATGATTTCATCTCCGGCTTCGACCGCGAAAATGATGACGGGACCACGTCTCTGGAAAACGGCCGCTTGGAGTTGTTCCGCAATTACGACGAACACGGTACGCGCCTGGCCAAGCCAAGGACTTTGTTGATCGATAGTGAGCAATTGGAATCGGGCGACGCACTCGACAAAAATTTTCGTGAAATGGCTGCCGATGAAATCGAACGATTCCGACGCGAAATCGTTGAGCGCACTGGCAATCCCGAAGCCGGTGAAAAAATCACTGACCAGGACCTGCTCCGCGAGGTCATGAACACCGTCGGCAAAAGGGGGCAGCTCGGTGAATCGATCCGCTGCGTCGTTTCTGTCTCGATGCTCACCGAGGGTTGGGATGCAAATACGGTAACCCACGTTTTGGGCGTGCGGGCATTCGGCACCCAATTGTTGTGCGAACAGGTGATCGGCCGCGCGCTGCGTCGGCAGTCTTATGACCTCAACGAAAATAATTTGTTCAACGTCGAATATGCTGACGTTTTGGGTATCCCGTTTGACTTCACCGCTAAGCCGGTCGTCGCGCCGCCGCAACGTCCGCGCGATACAATTCAGGTCAAGGCAGTCCGTCCTGATCGAGACGAATTGGAAATCAAGTTCCCGCACGTCGATGGTTACCGTGTCGAGTTGCCCGACGAACGACTGACAGCAGAATTTGGCGATGATGCCACGCTTGTGCTCACGCCTGATCTGGTCGGGCCGTCCGTCACCAACAACCAGGGAATCATCGGTGAAGGCGTCGATCTGACACTGGAACACACCAAGGACATGCGGCCGTCCACGGTCCTGTTTCACGTTGCCAAGCGGCTGCTCTACAAAAAATTCCGCGATCCTGGCGAAGCCCCAAAGTTGCACCTTTTCGGGCAATTGAAGCGGATCACCAAGCAGTGGGTCGGCGATCATTTGGTTTGCAAGGGTGGGACCTATCCGGCTCAATTGCTGTATCAAGAATTGGCCGATATGGCGTGCGAGCGGATCTTCAAAGGCATCACCACCACGCTCATTGGCGACAACGCCGTACATATCGTGCCGGATGCCTATAACCCCATCGGCTCCACGAATTTCGTCAACTTCACCACGTCGAAACGCGACCGCTGGCAAACTGCCCATAACAAATGCCACGTCAATTGGGCGATTCTGGACAGCGACTGGGAAGGGGAATTCTGCCGGATCGCCGAAGGCCATCCCCGTGTGCTCTCCTACGTCAAAAACCACAATTTGGGACTCAAGGTACCCTACCTGATGGGTTCGACGCCGCGCACGTATATCCCCGATTACATCGTCCTGGTTGACGATGGGCATGGCAAGGAAGACCCACTGCACCTCATCGTCGAAATCAAGGGCTATCGCGGCGAGGATGCCAAGGAGAAGGCCAGCACGATGAAAACCTACTGGGTACCCGGTGTG from Symmachiella dynata encodes:
- a CDS encoding GlcG/HbpS family heme-binding protein, producing the protein MKRVLLLLFLYLNLLSVSVGAHGEEEARPALAVKSSISYTAALKIAQRALQAGAEQGTDLAVAVVDREGIPLVVLRADNATEQFVTGATRKAWTAVNLRNSTRSLLKDIQENKQDDGQLPHVEKALFLMGGVPLMVGNTIVGGVGVAGSVNGLDDDACARQAAQAFAELLNDREGK
- a CDS encoding BPTD_3080 family restriction endonuclease is translated as MTEDFFSQPILNSPYEYPGRHWGLDSSHQPTNRIVEARRISAYMTPIPKPKKRKGKSAQKEIVFEDEAGVSTEEQQYDPTPIINEIRKKLDFWRSIPDPTKWDVTPDTARLLQYWRHHDFQGIRPFFCQVEAVEAAIWLTEVAPKRRKGETHILEHLENANAQSNPELMRLALKLATGAGKTTVMAMLIAWQTINAVRRPNSKRFTRGFLIVAPGITIRDRLRVLLPNDPDSYYKNRELVPHDMLQDLERAKIVITNFHAFKLRERTDVSKGTRAALEGWRNESIDTLETEGQMVQRVMPELMGLKNILVLNDEAHHCYRAKPPEPDDVDLKGDEKKEAEENTKAARMWISGLEAVNRKLGISRVIDLSATPFFLSGSGYAEGTLFPWTMSDFSLMDAIECGIVKLPRVPVADNISGEDMPKFRNLWEHIGKRMPKKRRVKGKPLDPLSLPVELQTALQALYGHYAKTYELWQKEGIDVPPCFIVVCNNTSSSKLVYDFISGFDRENDDGTTSLENGRLELFRNYDEHGTRLAKPRTLLIDSEQLESGDALDKNFREMAADEIERFRREIVERTGNPEAGEKITDQDLLREVMNTVGKRGQLGESIRCVVSVSMLTEGWDANTVTHVLGVRAFGTQLLCEQVIGRALRRQSYDLNENNLFNVEYADVLGIPFDFTAKPVVAPPQRPRDTIQVKAVRPDRDELEIKFPHVDGYRVELPDERLTAEFGDDATLVLTPDLVGPSVTNNQGIIGEGVDLTLEHTKDMRPSTVLFHVAKRLLYKKFRDPGEAPKLHLFGQLKRITKQWVGDHLVCKGGTYPAQLLYQELADMACERIFKGITTTLIGDNAVHIVPDAYNPIGSTNFVNFTTSKRDRWQTAHNKCHVNWAILDSDWEGEFCRIAEGHPRVLSYVKNHNLGLKVPYLMGSTPRTYIPDYIVLVDDGHGKEDPLHLIVEIKGYRGEDAKEKASTMKTYWVPGVNNAGEYGRWAFAEFTDVYAMQSDFAEVVEAEFNNMIAAISMMSVEHANDA
- a CDS encoding integrase core domain-containing protein, with amino-acid sequence MGRVFQPLLFLLARCTRNELIRQVEWLKAENEMLRKRVDKKRIFLEPEEKARLMKLGQGIGSDLKHLITIVSYNTFLSWLRIERGGHKPKKMGRPRTAESIRKVIVKIGSETGWGYTRIMGELKKLGLKPPSRNTVKRIMKAHDLDPGPNRGPDSWHEFLKRHAETLYQCDFFSKRVWTKFGPRQYFVLVFLHLGSRKVFVTKCTRKPTTEWMIEQAQRFVEHVKSTGQEATLLLRDRDSLYRQDFDKVLRGAGIKVKKNSVRAPNLQAHIERFIQSLQQEALDYFIACDPKHFDYLISEYVEYYHTERPHQGVGNVPLMGETNGQDGFTPDAVVCRTRLGGVLRHYERRAA
- a CDS encoding recombinase family protein; amino-acid sequence: MASTPRRLLSRNPDMEGIDVTRTKLSRAATKGKPILAVAYLRMSSDKQTESIPEQRKSINRYAAEHGYRIVAEYSDVGISGDATEKRHEFRRMIADAAKGTFQAILVWDQDRFGRFDSIEAGHWVFPLVQAGVALVTLDSGPIDWSDFAGRVMYSIKQEGKHAFLRDLSRNVMRGKLAAAKRGEWMGRAPYGYIVKQKTLKLGPSSQVKVVRRIFEGYCNGLSIRGVCVALNADGIKSPNSKTWSPKVVRAILTCETYIGRYVWNSKRCGKYHAVGGGEVTSDFRPGKTVETDRIVFDDHHPAIINAETFDIVQQRLQERRTKTTPHRNGGGYAFTGIIRCGKCGGRMNGRSENGIARYQCTNGDHKGTCDRNAARQDQLLEAVAKAVLGDFLSDDNVAKLRDEMRRQLTQKSNRVDVAKTRAEMREIESSLTKAKRRLVEVDADMLPVVQDHIRVLQQTLASLECDVQAAETPSRQRDADCDRSIDLAMQQLASLRKTLEEGDATKVREFCQRAFQCIEVWSERDKYHGQRPFRLKRGVVHLRSEILPDNLFLSS
- a CDS encoding carbohydrate porin produces the protein MTIVVCAWLVCLNSAACQERDARSSFSDLGSRFSNAGNGPSSGGTSFVSPDTHAGPIAGNPAATEIMTGSGLLGDFLGVNHNGFRVGGLNITSLNDQISGGLKPGHWTSNSLTLVDLSLDTEESYGWRGGRWGGQFLYYSGGTTNDDAGTVMGYNSLDVTAPRSRVEIYQLWYRQKMLDDRLTVRFGKMVPTADFNNVVRSIPFSDGAYNIPAVSSAILTPLFVNPTQLGIMPGYYNSAFGATTALTLPLDTYLQYGWYDGNLAAGRQTGLSGPHFNGFNLHILEAGADWTLGAQKKPGKFGIGGWKQTGELATASGSVNGADGMYLFLSQRLYYEHPDQSDQGISAFVQYAATNSAFIETHRYFGCGLTYFGPLPSRDHDSMGVMAAYGKMNDDPALELGSHELIYTTYYQCNVSKNLFVQPNLTYIDDPAQSTGIPDVFAFTMSVILLF